One genomic segment of Hordeum vulgare subsp. vulgare chromosome 2H, MorexV3_pseudomolecules_assembly, whole genome shotgun sequence includes these proteins:
- the LOC123429421 gene encoding probable serine/threonine-protein kinase PBL18 yields MGNFCVCMGGSAKCASASTPFESKVNPRSSTSNSNSNSKASRRGSSGPEKPQVAEVQAAAAGEEVAEVPASLKSFSMADLRAATKNFGSTSYLGEGGFGCVYKGWIDEATLAPARPGATNAMMVAIKKLKKESFQGHREWLTEVTYLGDLHHDNLVKLVGYCSDSDSNKLLVYEYMPRGSLENHLFRRGSQPPLPWSTRVAVAVDVARGIAFLHSRDVIFRDLKSSNVLLGPDHRAKLSDFGLARAGPTGGKSHVSTRVVGTRGYAAPEYVATGHLSAKSDVYGFGVVLLELMTGRRALDESRGLASELLVDWAMPMLQGERRKVIRVMDTRLGGQYPKRQAQDMAALALRCLQNDPKSRPSMADDVLPSLQLLLQPTTAAKSSSSSSSLTTTSSRSPATTMTTPVQRGHRRHHR; encoded by the coding sequence AGGTGAACCCGAGGAGCAgcacctccaactccaactccaaCTCCAAGGCGTCGCGCCGGGGTAGCTCCGGCCCGGAGAAGCCGCAGGTGGCGGAGgtgcaggcggcggcggcgggggaggaggtggcggaggtgcCGGCGTCGCTCAAGTCGTTCAGCATGGCGGACCTGCGGGCGGCCACCAAGAACTTCGGATCCACGTCCTACCTCGGGGAGGGCGGGTTCGGGTGCGTGTACAAGGGGTGGATCGACGAGGCCACGCTCGCCCCCGCCAGGCCCGGCGCCACCAACGCCATGATGGTGGCCATCaagaagctcaagaaggagagctTCCAGGGCCACCGGGAGTGGCTCACCGAGGTCACCTACCTCGGCGACCTCCAccacgacaacctcgtcaagctcGTCGGCTACTGCTCCGACTCGGACAGCAACAAGCTGCTGGTGTACGAGTACATGCCCCGCGGCAGCCTCGAGAACCACCTGTTCCGGCGGGGCAGCCAGCCGCCGCTGCCCTGGTCCACgcgcgtcgccgtcgccgtcgacgTCGCCCGCGGCATCGCCTTCCTCCACTCCCGCGACGTCATCTTCCGGGACCTCAAGTCCTCCAACGTGCTCCTCGGCCCCGACCACCGCGCCAAGCTCTCCGACTTCGGCCTCGCCAGGGCCGGCCCCACCGGCGGCAAGTCCCACGTCTCCACCCGCGTCGTCGGCACCCGCGGCTACGCCGCGCCCGAGTACGTCGCCACCGGCCACCTCTCCGCCAAGAGCGACGTCTACGGCTTCGgggtcgtgctgctggagctcaTGACGGGGCGCCGCGCGCTCGACGAGTCCCGCGGCCTGGCGTCGGAGCTGCTGGTGGACTGGGCGATGCCGATGCTCCAAGGGGAGCGGCGCAAGGTGATACGGGTCATGGACACCAGGCTCGGCGGGCAGTACCCCAAGAGGCAGGCGCAGGACATGGCCGCCCTCGCGCTCCGATGCCTCCAGAACGACCCCAAGAGCCGCCCTTCCATGGCCGACGACGTCCTGCCCTCCCTCCAGCTGCTCCTCCAGCCAACCACCGCCGccaagtcctcctcctcctcctcctccttgacgaCGACGTCCTCCAGATCGCCGGCCACGACCATGACGACGCCGGTGCAAAGAGGCCACCGTCGTCACCATCGCTAG